Proteins from a genomic interval of Amycolatopsis sp. cg13:
- a CDS encoding serine protease: MIASLAAGLAGLVAGLLAVPAGPVQQPLASSAAEQQAVFAYWTPQRLAALTEPSSQNPPKSGPDGAPWPDPLPKTIGRLFYTDHGEDASCTATVVRSKNRSTIVTAGHCLNDTDLLGEHNAWNAHVMFIPGYHDGQAPYGKFAARLGVADRTWLANDQQNAQKFDTYDQAFAVLGPNESGQLVQDAVGAQQIGFDRPGAAKVTQFGYPRAASDPAREGLPEYTGARLAYCTGTARHWTGTATYPDSPDQWGTACVMGGGSSGGPRLRDFNPATGLGTVVGDNTHAGFFAANGKPCERDAGCTRYLVGPQFSSKVTKPLYEVAQR, from the coding sequence ATGATCGCTTCCCTCGCCGCGGGACTGGCCGGACTGGTCGCCGGGCTCCTGGCCGTCCCCGCCGGTCCCGTGCAGCAACCGCTCGCGTCCTCCGCCGCCGAACAGCAGGCCGTGTTCGCCTACTGGACCCCGCAACGGCTGGCCGCGCTGACCGAGCCGTCGTCTCAGAATCCGCCGAAGAGCGGCCCCGACGGTGCCCCGTGGCCGGATCCGCTCCCGAAGACCATCGGTCGGCTCTTCTACACCGACCACGGCGAGGACGCGAGCTGCACGGCGACCGTCGTCCGCAGCAAGAACCGCAGCACGATCGTCACCGCCGGGCATTGCCTCAACGACACCGATCTCCTCGGCGAGCACAACGCCTGGAACGCGCACGTCATGTTCATCCCCGGCTACCACGACGGTCAGGCGCCGTACGGGAAGTTCGCCGCCCGCCTCGGCGTCGCCGACCGCACCTGGCTCGCGAACGATCAGCAGAACGCGCAGAAATTCGACACCTACGACCAGGCCTTCGCGGTCCTCGGCCCGAACGAATCAGGACAACTGGTGCAGGACGCGGTCGGCGCGCAGCAGATCGGGTTCGACCGGCCGGGCGCGGCGAAGGTGACTCAGTTCGGCTACCCGCGGGCAGCGTCCGATCCGGCGCGCGAGGGTCTGCCGGAGTACACCGGGGCGCGGCTGGCGTATTGCACTGGCACCGCACGGCATTGGACCGGCACCGCCACCTATCCGGACTCTCCCGATCAGTGGGGCACGGCGTGCGTCATGGGCGGCGGTTCGAGCGGCGGCCCGCGGTTGCGCGACTTCAACCCGGCGACCGGACTGGGCACGGTCGTCGGAGACAACACGCACGCGGGATTCTTTGCCGCGAACGGGAAACCGTGTGAGCGCGATGCGGGCTGCACGCGGTATCTGGTGGGACCGCAGTTCAGCAGCAAGGTGACGAAGCCGCTGTACGAAGTCGCGCAGCGTTAG